From the Saccharomonospora marina XMU15 genome, the window TTCGTGGGTGAGCACGAGATTCTTCCTGCGCAACCTGTGGTCCGCGGTGTCGAGGTAGGTGACCGTTCGCACGCGACGCGGACCTGGATGCAACTCGTACCGGGAGCCGGCCGCAGTCGCCAGACTGCGGAGCACGGCCGTCGAATCTCCTCGCGTGGGGCGCCCTGTCCAGGTGAGGGCCGACGATCGCGCGGACTCAGGCACGGCTACGGATCCTGCTTCGGTCGCAAGCTGCTACCCCCACCACTATAGTCGCCGTCACACCACCTCGAATTCCATTCATGTTCCCGGTTTCCGCCTGATCACGCCACCATGTGCGGAACCCCGCGCGATCACGCTGCGCGACCGTGATGCTGCCGTGTGCGCGATCGTGGTCCCGTGGCGGAATCCCTGTCCGGCCCGGTGGTGAATCGGCTGCTGGACCGTATGTGACCAATCGGGTCGAATGCGGCGAACCTGGATCCGCCAGGGACGGCTCCGAAGCCGAACTCGGTGGAGTTTGCGCTGTTCAGAGGGTTTCGCGGAGGGATTGTTCGCGCGGGTTCCCGGATCCGGAAAGCGTGCCTATCATCGTTAGATGCGCCTTTGCGGAGAGGTCGACAGCGCCCGGAGCCTGGGCCTGCACGACCACGTGTGCTGGGTGTACGACGATCCCGGCGAGTTCCATTGGCGCGCCCTGGAATTCCTGTCCGACGGCCTCGCGCAGGGGCAACGTGTCCGGTATCTCACACACGGTGACGGCGACGAGTTGTTGCATGTCCTCGAGTCCGCGCCACGGTTGGCATCGGCGCTGCGTTCCGGCGCCGCGCAGGTCCATCAGCTCGCGGAGGGTGACACTGCCGCTTCGACGGCGCAGTTGCGCACCCTCGCGGCCGCCACGCACGAGGCGCTGGCCGAGGGCTACACGGGGTTCCGGGTGGCCGCGGAGGCGACCGGGTCGGTGTGCAAGCTGGAGCAGCCGTCCGAGTACGCCCGCTACGAGCACCTCGTGGACCGATACACCACGCGGGAGCCGTTCGCGGCGTTGTGTGCCTACGACCGCAGGGCGATCGGCACGGATCTGGCCGCCCAGTTCGCGTGCCTGCATCCTGCGGGTAACGCCGACATCACACCGTTTAGGCTGCACGCCTGCCGTGATGCCGACATAGCGCTCAGCGGCGAGTTGGACCTTTCCTGCCAGGACCTGCTCTGCCGAGCTCTCGAGCGGGTTGATCCGCATCCGCAAGGCGGCGAACTCGTGATCGATGCGAAGGGGCTCACCTTCGTCGACCACAGGAGCTTGTTCCGGCTCGCCGAGTTCGCGCAACGAAGAGGCGCGACCGTCGCGCTGCGCACCAACCAGAGCGCTCCCGCGCGGCTCGTCGAGATTCTCGACGTCCCCGCGGTGCGCGTGGAGTGGGTTGAATGAGATCGGGTATCGCCGAAAACCACGAGGGTTACCTGCACGAAGCCGCCTACTACGGCTCCGACGAGGAGTTCCTTTCCATCACCGTCCCGTTCGTCGAGGAAGGCCTTCGGGCTGGGGAGCCGACACTGGTCACGCTTGGTGAGAACGGGACGCGACTGCTGAAGGACGCCTTCGGTTCCCCGTCGGGACTGGCGTTTCGCCCTGGTGGCGACAGCTATACGCGTCCGGCCAGCGCCATCAAGGAGTTCCACGAGTTGGTCCGAAGCCACGTCTTCGCGGGGGCGGAGCAGGTGAGGGTCGTCGGGGAGGTTCCGCATTCCGGCACCGGTGTGGTGTGGGATCCGTGGGCCCGTTACGAGGCTGCCGTCAACCATGCGCTCGGTGGCTTTCCACTGTGGGGCGTGTGCATGTACGACACCAGGGTCACTCCCGTCGAGGTACTGGCCGATGTGGAACGCACCCATCCGATGCTGGCGACCCCGGGCGGTGGGCACGTCACCAACGCCGGCTATGTCGACCCGGCCACGTTCCTTTCCGACTACGAGCCCCGCTACACCGACCCGCTCGAGCGGTCGGCGCCCGCCGTGGAGCTGCTGTCACCGACGCCGGAGGCCGCCAGGAAGGCGACCGCGGCCGTCGGCAGGGACAGCGGCCTCGCCTCCGAGGAGGTTGAGGGTTTGGTGATGGCGGTGAGCGAGTTGGTCACCAACGGGATCCGGCACGGTGAGCCACCGGTGGAGTTTCGGCTGTGGTCGACGCGTGGTCGCCTGGTGGCCATCGTGTCCGATCGGGGCGACGGGCCGAAGGACCCGTTTGTGGGGCTGGTACCCGCGCGGCAGAACCCCGCGGAGGGTGGCCTCGGTCTGTGGATCGCCCATCAGGTGTGCCAGCAGGTGACCATGCATCGCACGGACAGCGGCTTCACCGTCCGTCTTGTCGCTGGTGCGCGGGTAGCTCAGCCCTCGCCTCAGCCGCCTGCGTGTCGGCACTGAACGCACCTCGCCTGCCCTGGGGCAGCGGCTCCTTGGTGGTGGTGTCGCTGGCTGTCTGCCGTTCGGACTCGGAGTTGATCTCGGCGCCGAGCAGTACGACGTAGCTGCTGAGGTACAGCCACAGCATCAGCACGATCACACCGGCCAGCGCGCCATATGTTTCGTTGTAGCTGCCGAAGAAGTTGACGTACAGGCTGAACAGGACGCTGCCGAGAATCCACAACACGGTGGCAGCGACCGCGCCGGGGCTCACCCACCGCCAGCGGGCGGGACTGCGGTCGGGCGCGATGCGATAGAGCAACGCGAGCGCGACGGTGAACAGCGCGATGAGCAGGAGCCACCGGACGACCTCTCCGATGACGCGGCCCGCGGTGCCGAGCCCGACGGCGTCGAAGACGATCGGAACGGCGGCCACCAGTGCAAGGGTGAGCAGAGCGAACACGATCACCAGGAAGGTGAGCACCAGCGCGACGGAACGCAGCTTGACGAATCCTCGGCTTTCGTCCTCGCTGTAGGCGAGGTTGATCGCGGTCATCAGGTTGCTCACGCCGCTGGAGGTGCTCCACAGCGCCGCGAGCAGCGCGATGACGAGCCCTACGGTGAGCGCGGCCGCGCCCGCCCCGGTGGCGGCCGTCAACTGGTCGGAGATGACCTGCCCTGCGGACGACGGAAGCGCGGAGGTCAGGCGTTGGGCTTGCGAGGCCACCTGCGAGGGGTCCGCGACGAGGCCGTAGATCGTGAGTGCCGCGATCAGCGCGGGAAAGATGGCCAGGAAGCCGAAGAACGCCACACCCGCGGCCAGGATGGAGACGTTGTCGGCCTTGGCCGACTTCGCGCCGCGGCGCACCACCTGCCACCAGCCCCGTGGTGGGATGTCGCCGGGACGGCGTGCGTGCTCGCCGCGCTTGCCGCCACCTGCCCTGTCACCTGAGTTCATGTGACGGGGATTCCCCGCCCGGGCCCAGGCCACACGAGCCGGGTGGCTGCCTTCCTAGCGTCCGCCCTCCGGTGAGGAGCTTCGCACCAGCCATTCCGCCGCGTCCCTCAGCTTGATATTCGCGTGCTGCGAGGCCTCGACCAGCATCTCGAAGGCCCGGTCGGGCCCGACGCGATGGCGTTCCATCAGGATGCCCTTGGCCATGCCGATCACGTCCCGTGTCTTGAGCGCGACCTGCAGTTGCGCCAGCCCTCTCGAACCTGCCAACGCCACGGCGGCGTGCGCGGCGAACAGTTCGCCGATGCGTTCGGCTTCCTCGTCGAAGGCGTCCCGCCGCCAGGAGTAGAGATTCAGCGCCCCGATGACGGCTTTGCTGGTGAACAGTCGAAACCCCAGCATCGAGACCACCCCGGCGTCGGCTGCCTGTTTGCCGAAACGTGGCCACCTCGGGTCCGCGCCGATGTCGCCCGTGCGGTAGACCGGGTGTTCGTAGATGGCGTCCACGCAGGGACCTTCGCGAAGCTGGTGCTGCAACTGGTCGAGTCTGGTGACGAGTTCGCTCGACGGCCCCACCGATCGCATCTGGGAGTTCTCGAGTAACGACACACCCGCCTCGTCCGCGCCCGGCACGGTCGCCGCGGCGGCCACCACGATGTGCTCGACGGTGCGGTCCACATCGAGTTCCGGTTCCAGGGTCCGAGCGATCTTGCTCAACACTGAGGTCAGGTCGGCAACGGGCTCGGCCGGGCCGGCCGCCGGAATGGACTCATGGGTCACGTTTCAAGCATCGCATACCTTCGCGCATTCTCTCCTGCGAAGATCATCTACGGCTCACGCGCTGGTCACTGCGTTACCTGTTGGGCGAGCTTCTTGTCCAGCCGCACACGCACCAGTGCAGCCGAGAAGCGGGCCAGGTCGTCGCCCCTGACCAGTTTCGCCAACTCGTCGACATCGGTGGGCAGGCTGATGCGCTGCGCGCCCTCCCTGGCCTTGCGGTCGAGGTAGGGGCGAAGCTCCGGCCACACCTGCTGCGCCTCGCGGCAGAAGATGTCGGCACCGACCGGTCCCAGCCTGGGCACCTCGCGCAGCAGGCCACGCAATTCACCGACCTCACCACCTGCCCGGTCACGCAGCTTTCGCAGGTCACCGCCGTAGCTGTCCAGCAGCAGGCGCGCTCCCTCGCCGAGTGCGGTGGCCGTGCTCTCGTCGTACCGGACGTAGCGTCCCCTGCCGAGTGCGTCGACACGGTCCTGCCAGGAGGCGTCCAGCATCTTGCGCGGTGTACCGAACCCGGCTTCGAACAGTTCCCTGGCCGCGGCGACCGCGATGTCGGCCTTGATCCGGGTCGAAAGCAACACCGACAGCACGAGCAGGCGGTACAGCATCGCCGGGCTGTCGCTGAGCCGGATCCCGGCTTCGTCCGCGTAGGTCCTGGCTGCCACTTCCAGCAGGCGGCGGGTGACGCGCTGGGGGTCCTTCATCTCCGATCACGTACCCGTGCCCACCGCTGACGACACCGATAACGGACGTCGGCAGCCTCTCCTCAAGGTGACCGCGAACACATAAGCTGACGTTCTGTAGGAATCGAGGAGGGCAGTGTTGAGCACCCAACCATCCGTCGTCGCCGAGGTCGACAGCCTCACCGTGCCGAAGTTGCTGCGGCGCAACGCCACCGAGTACGAGTCCCTGCCCGCGGTGACGTCACTGGACGCCGAAGGCAGGCCGACCCTGACCTGGGGGCGGCTGCGTGAGGAGATCGCGGCGTTCGCCCGTGGCCTTGACGACCTCGGCCTTCGGGGTGGCCAGCGGATGATCATCATGGGGCCCAGCAGTCCCGAGCACCTGATCGCCGACCTGGCCGCCACGAACTTGGCGGCCATCCCGTGCACCGCGTACTCCACGCTGAGCAGCGAGCAGATCTCCTTCGTCGTCAACCACAGCGCGGCCCCCGTCGCGGTGGTGGCCGGTGAGGAGGAACTGCGGCGCTGGCTGCCTGTGCTCGACGAGTTGCCGAACCTTGAGCACGTGGTTGTGATGGACGCCGAGGCATTGCCAAGCGGTGACGAGCGGTTCGTCTCCTTCGCACAGGTGTCCGAACGCGGAGCGGCA encodes:
- a CDS encoding sensor histidine kinase, whose amino-acid sequence is MRSGIAENHEGYLHEAAYYGSDEEFLSITVPFVEEGLRAGEPTLVTLGENGTRLLKDAFGSPSGLAFRPGGDSYTRPASAIKEFHELVRSHVFAGAEQVRVVGEVPHSGTGVVWDPWARYEAAVNHALGGFPLWGVCMYDTRVTPVEVLADVERTHPMLATPGGGHVTNAGYVDPATFLSDYEPRYTDPLERSAPAVELLSPTPEAARKATAAVGRDSGLASEEVEGLVMAVSELVTNGIRHGEPPVEFRLWSTRGRLVAIVSDRGDGPKDPFVGLVPARQNPAEGGLGLWIAHQVCQQVTMHRTDSGFTVRLVAGARVAQPSPQPPACRH
- a CDS encoding YihY/virulence factor BrkB family protein, translating into MNSGDRAGGGKRGEHARRPGDIPPRGWWQVVRRGAKSAKADNVSILAAGVAFFGFLAIFPALIAALTIYGLVADPSQVASQAQRLTSALPSSAGQVISDQLTAATGAGAAALTVGLVIALLAALWSTSSGVSNLMTAINLAYSEDESRGFVKLRSVALVLTFLVIVFALLTLALVAAVPIVFDAVGLGTAGRVIGEVVRWLLLIALFTVALALLYRIAPDRSPARWRWVSPGAVAATVLWILGSVLFSLYVNFFGSYNETYGALAGVIVLMLWLYLSSYVVLLGAEINSESERQTASDTTTKEPLPQGRRGAFSADTQAAEARAELPAHQRQDGR
- a CDS encoding GAF and ANTAR domain-containing protein, encoding MTHESIPAAGPAEPVADLTSVLSKIARTLEPELDVDRTVEHIVVAAAATVPGADEAGVSLLENSQMRSVGPSSELVTRLDQLQHQLREGPCVDAIYEHPVYRTGDIGADPRWPRFGKQAADAGVVSMLGFRLFTSKAVIGALNLYSWRRDAFDEEAERIGELFAAHAAVALAGSRGLAQLQVALKTRDVIGMAKGILMERHRVGPDRAFEMLVEASQHANIKLRDAAEWLVRSSSPEGGR
- a CDS encoding MEDS domain-containing protein, whose product is MRLCGEVDSARSLGLHDHVCWVYDDPGEFHWRALEFLSDGLAQGQRVRYLTHGDGDELLHVLESAPRLASALRSGAAQVHQLAEGDTAASTAQLRTLAAATHEALAEGYTGFRVAAEATGSVCKLEQPSEYARYEHLVDRYTTREPFAALCAYDRRAIGTDLAAQFACLHPAGNADITPFRLHACRDADIALSGELDLSCQDLLCRALERVDPHPQGGELVIDAKGLTFVDHRSLFRLAEFAQRRGATVALRTNQSAPARLVEILDVPAVRVEWVE